Proteins found in one Myxococcota bacterium genomic segment:
- a CDS encoding 2-isopropylmalate synthase, giving the protein MSDRVRIFDTTLRDGEQTAGVCFSPAEKVRIASQLAAMRVDVIEAGFPAASAAERAAVAAVARAVEGAQVCALARAVPFDIDAAIDTLRDAEQPRIHTFVNSSDVHLAHQLRKGREDVLGMVDYAVRRAREAVSDVEFSPMDATRADPEFLVEVIRVALAAGATTINIPDTVGIALPGQVAELFHILRERMPELAEAVLSFHGQDDLGLATANALAAVGAGARQVEVAVNGIGERAGNTSLEEVVMALHVHGERLNVHTGVDPAGICPLSAEVEQASGVAVPPNKAIVGANAFRHASGIHQDGVLKWRENYEVLDPATIGHARGSEIVLGKLSGRAGFVARVRALGIELDDGELDAAFERFQQVADGQPCVEDPQLREICRSARAA; this is encoded by the coding sequence ATGTCCGATCGAGTTCGCATCTTCGATACCACCCTGCGCGACGGGGAGCAGACCGCAGGGGTCTGCTTCTCGCCGGCCGAGAAGGTCCGCATCGCGAGCCAGCTCGCCGCGATGCGGGTCGACGTGATCGAGGCCGGTTTCCCGGCCGCGTCCGCAGCCGAGCGCGCCGCCGTCGCGGCCGTGGCGCGCGCCGTCGAGGGGGCGCAGGTGTGTGCCCTCGCGCGGGCGGTCCCCTTCGACATCGATGCGGCCATCGACACGCTCCGCGATGCGGAGCAGCCGCGCATTCACACCTTCGTCAACTCCAGCGACGTGCATCTGGCCCATCAGCTGCGAAAGGGGCGGGAGGACGTCCTCGGCATGGTGGACTACGCGGTGCGGCGCGCGCGCGAAGCGGTGTCCGACGTGGAGTTCTCTCCGATGGACGCCACCCGCGCAGACCCCGAGTTCCTCGTCGAGGTGATCCGGGTCGCGCTGGCGGCTGGCGCGACGACGATCAACATCCCGGATACGGTCGGCATCGCCTTGCCCGGACAGGTCGCCGAGCTGTTCCACATTCTGCGGGAGCGGATGCCCGAACTCGCAGAGGCCGTGCTCTCCTTCCACGGCCAGGACGACCTGGGCCTGGCCACGGCGAATGCCCTCGCGGCGGTCGGGGCCGGTGCGCGCCAGGTCGAGGTCGCCGTCAACGGGATCGGCGAGCGTGCCGGGAACACTTCCCTGGAGGAAGTGGTGATGGCGCTGCACGTGCACGGGGAACGCCTGAACGTCCACACCGGGGTCGACCCGGCGGGTATCTGCCCGCTGTCGGCCGAGGTGGAGCAGGCCAGCGGGGTCGCGGTGCCGCCGAACAAGGCAATCGTCGGCGCCAACGCGTTTCGCCACGCCTCGGGGATCCACCAGGACGGCGTGCTGAAGTGGCGCGAGAACTACGAGGTGCTGGATCCGGCGACGATCGGCCACGCGCGTGGCAGCGAGATCGTGCTGGGGAAGCTCAGTGGACGCGCCGGTTTCGTCGCGCGGGTGCGCGCGCTCGGGATCGAGCTCGACGACGGCGAGCTGGACGCGGCCTTCGAGCGGTTCCAGCAGGTGGCCGACGGCCAGCCCTGCGTCGAGGATCCCCAGCTGCGCGAGATCTGTCGGAGCGCGCGTGCGGCCTAG
- a CDS encoding glycosyltransferase family 4 protein, which yields MLNERDPEHPRAGGAETHVHELTRRLVTRGHEVHWRSERAPGMAANAELDGVAIERVGRGPTYYLAAFRHCRRRAEARWDVVVECLNKLPFFATAATRVPVVGLCHHLFGSAAFAQVPWPVAAGVWLLERPIPLAFRGRPLVAISQSTRDDLVARGLSEDQIEVQVPGVDRPSVPAPPIAKRAPLLVYVGRLEPYKRVDLLLEAAAQLSPEIPELRVAIVGRGSAESALRQRAGALGLADHVSFPGFVSCEERDDWLARARVCVCPSVKEGFGLTVIEANTLGTPNVVADAPGLRDSVRPGETGFVVATQDARAYAARLRELLVDDALATRFSEAALAWSARFDWDRAASAFERTLVRATTPTPESA from the coding sequence GTGCTGAACGAACGCGACCCGGAACACCCGCGCGCGGGGGGAGCGGAGACCCACGTGCACGAGCTGACGCGACGCCTGGTCACGCGGGGCCACGAGGTCCACTGGCGATCCGAACGCGCACCGGGGATGGCAGCGAACGCCGAACTCGACGGGGTTGCCATCGAGCGCGTCGGACGAGGTCCCACCTACTACCTGGCCGCGTTCCGGCATTGCCGCCGCCGGGCCGAAGCCCGTTGGGACGTGGTCGTGGAATGTCTGAACAAGCTCCCGTTCTTCGCCACCGCCGCAACCCGTGTGCCCGTCGTCGGTCTCTGTCACCACCTGTTCGGGTCCGCCGCGTTCGCCCAGGTGCCCTGGCCCGTCGCGGCCGGCGTGTGGCTCCTCGAGCGTCCCATCCCGCTCGCCTTCCGCGGCCGCCCGCTGGTCGCGATCAGCCAAAGCACCCGCGACGATCTGGTCGCCCGCGGTCTCTCCGAGGACCAGATCGAGGTGCAGGTCCCGGGGGTCGATCGCCCCTCCGTCCCCGCCCCCCCGATCGCAAAGCGCGCGCCGCTGCTCGTCTACGTCGGTCGGCTGGAGCCCTACAAGCGCGTCGACCTGCTCCTCGAAGCCGCGGCCCAGCTCTCCCCCGAGATTCCCGAACTTCGCGTGGCGATCGTCGGGCGCGGTTCGGCAGAGAGCGCATTGCGGCAGCGGGCCGGGGCCCTCGGGTTGGCGGATCACGTGAGCTTCCCCGGCTTCGTGTCGTGCGAAGAGCGGGACGACTGGCTCGCGCGCGCCCGCGTGTGCGTCTGCCCGTCGGTCAAGGAAGGCTTCGGTCTCACCGTGATCGAAGCGAACACCCTCGGCACGCCGAACGTGGTCGCCGACGCCCCGGGCCTGCGCGACTCGGTACGGCCCGGTGAGACCGGGTTCGTGGTCGCGACCCAGGATGCGCGCGCGTACGCCGCCAGGCTGCGCGAACTGCTCGTCGACGATGCCCTGGCCACGCGCTTCTCGGAGGCCGCTCTGGCCTGGTCCGCGCGTTTCGATTGGGATCGTGCCGCCAGTGCTTTCGAACGAACCCTCGTCCGTGCGACGACACCCACCCCGGAGAGCGCGTGA
- a CDS encoding Na+/H+ antiporter NhaC family protein, with protein sequence MSQHPIQVEQGRPFRGLALLVLCALGLLRPDVPDASRWSQSLADWLRLDAARAREGAPSVLGALAERVPNGTVSVEVRVDGAAREDERLLRALRSGLNAFRERPPTGLSPPLPTGQDLPRFVVTVVPAGAELAVEAFLETPDARERLGPSEVRRLPSRWALLPPLVAVALALWWRRTLPALLGGVWCGSLVRAAGEGQGAWSLWSGTLDVVRRDLWRELTSSFRFEILAFVVVLLAMVGIMTRAGGVAGLVERALRFARDARSGQLTTFGSGLVLFFDDYANCMLVGNSLRPLTDRLRISREKLAYLVDSTAAPVAGVALLSTWIAFQVSVYAPQLPAVGIDADGYAVFVASLPYRYYCWLTLAFVFLIAWSGRDFGPMRRAEVRARTTGALWAPGAQPGMVASLSALEPKPGLGPAAHRAVWPLLATLFATVAAIAIAGGAVALLGEGAWRDLTRWRAVLFAGSGAAATFHGALVGLAVAMFLAGSRPLRWGLVSGAGLAGVLYALFGIGGWGAVAGGVLGSVAVTARMTALGEPDPRPHLTVPEMARAAAGAGPTVGFAVGLLFLAWMIGAVCGDLGTGPYLAALLSDALPAAWLPAMLFVASALVAFATGSSWSTMSILLPNAIPLAASLGAADGSGLFLVVWAVAAVLDGAIFGDHCSPISDTTVLSALATGCDHLDHVRTQAPYALCVAGTVLALGYAPLWAGVSLAPGWVLVGGLVGLALLVRGFGRASPAPS encoded by the coding sequence GTGTCCCAGCATCCGATCCAAGTCGAGCAGGGCCGTCCCTTCCGGGGGCTGGCCCTGCTTGTGCTTTGCGCGCTCGGGCTGCTCAGGCCCGACGTGCCCGACGCGTCGCGCTGGTCGCAGAGCCTGGCGGACTGGCTGCGCCTGGACGCGGCGCGGGCGCGGGAAGGGGCCCCGTCGGTCCTCGGCGCACTCGCCGAGCGCGTCCCGAACGGCACCGTCTCGGTCGAGGTCCGTGTCGACGGCGCGGCGCGGGAAGACGAGCGTCTGCTCCGGGCCCTGCGCAGTGGGCTGAACGCCTTTCGCGAGCGCCCGCCGACCGGACTGTCGCCGCCCCTCCCGACGGGCCAGGACCTGCCGCGCTTCGTCGTGACGGTCGTGCCGGCCGGCGCCGAGCTCGCGGTCGAGGCCTTCCTCGAGACACCGGATGCACGCGAGCGCCTGGGGCCGTCCGAGGTGCGACGACTCCCCAGCCGGTGGGCGCTGCTACCGCCCCTCGTCGCGGTGGCGCTCGCGCTCTGGTGGCGCCGCACCCTGCCGGCGCTGCTCGGGGGCGTCTGGTGCGGGTCGCTCGTGCGGGCTGCCGGGGAAGGGCAGGGGGCGTGGAGCCTCTGGAGCGGCACCCTCGACGTCGTGCGACGCGATCTGTGGCGCGAGCTCACGAGCAGCTTCCGCTTCGAGATCCTCGCCTTCGTGGTCGTCCTGCTGGCGATGGTCGGCATCATGACGCGCGCGGGTGGGGTCGCCGGGCTGGTCGAGCGGGCCTTGCGCTTCGCGCGCGACGCCCGCTCGGGACAGCTCACCACCTTCGGCTCGGGGCTGGTGCTCTTCTTCGACGACTACGCCAACTGCATGCTCGTCGGAAACAGCCTGCGGCCGCTCACGGACCGGCTGCGGATCTCTCGCGAGAAGCTCGCCTACCTGGTCGACAGCACCGCCGCGCCCGTCGCGGGTGTGGCCCTGCTGTCGACCTGGATCGCGTTCCAGGTGTCGGTGTACGCACCCCAATTGCCCGCCGTCGGCATCGACGCTGACGGCTATGCGGTGTTCGTGGCGTCACTGCCGTACCGCTACTACTGCTGGCTCACCCTGGCCTTCGTCTTTCTGATCGCCTGGAGCGGACGCGACTTCGGCCCGATGCGTCGCGCCGAGGTGCGCGCGCGGACCACGGGAGCGCTGTGGGCACCGGGAGCCCAGCCGGGGATGGTCGCATCGCTGAGTGCGCTCGAGCCGAAACCGGGTCTGGGGCCTGCCGCCCACCGCGCCGTGTGGCCCCTGCTGGCGACCCTCTTCGCGACGGTCGCGGCGATCGCGATCGCGGGCGGCGCGGTTGCGCTACTCGGCGAGGGCGCCTGGCGCGATCTGACGCGTTGGCGGGCCGTGCTCTTCGCGGGCAGCGGCGCGGCGGCCACGTTCCATGGTGCACTCGTCGGGCTGGCCGTCGCCATGTTCCTCGCGGGTTCGCGGCCGCTCCGCTGGGGGCTGGTGTCCGGCGCCGGGCTCGCGGGGGTGCTCTACGCCCTGTTCGGGATCGGCGGCTGGGGAGCGGTGGCGGGCGGCGTGTTGGGCAGCGTCGCGGTGACGGCCCGGATGACCGCGCTCGGAGAGCCCGACCCGCGTCCGCACCTCACGGTTCCGGAGATGGCGCGAGCGGCCGCCGGAGCGGGACCCACCGTCGGCTTCGCGGTCGGTCTGCTCTTCCTGGCGTGGATGATCGGTGCGGTCTGCGGCGACCTCGGGACCGGACCCTATCTCGCCGCCTTGCTCTCCGACGCGCTGCCGGCGGCTTGGCTGCCCGCGATGCTCTTCGTGGCATCGGCCCTGGTGGCGTTCGCCACTGGTTCGTCCTGGTCGACGATGTCGATCCTGCTGCCCAATGCGATCCCCCTGGCCGCGAGCCTGGGCGCGGCCGACGGGAGCGGGCTCTTCCTGGTGGTCTGGGCGGTCGCGGCCGTCCTCGACGGGGCGATCTTCGGGGACCACTGCTCGCCGATCTCGGACACGACCGTCCTCTCGGCGCTGGCCACCGGTTGCGACCATCTGGACCACGTGCGCACCCAGGCGCCCTACGCCCTCTGTGTGGCCGGGACGGTCCTCGCGCTGGGATACGCGCCCCTCTGGGCGGGCGTCTCCCTGGCGCCGGGCTGGGTGCTCGTCGGCGGGCTCGTGGGCCTGGCGCTGCTCGTGCGGGGCTTCGGGAGAGCGTCGCCCGCGCCGTCTTGA
- a CDS encoding lysylphosphatidylglycerol synthase domain-containing protein, with product MSQGPSLRTTLGRILPLLVSGAVLVWLFRRTDPAALADAIDARVVAVLLPSLLVYGFGSLAIDAISIRRLVPPGPAPLSLWTAARLKCASYLLGIFHYALGAASLTVLLRRRTSLSLTGAGSVVLLIALTDLLVVLASASVAIVAGTQLQLGPQVGVIFAALGACATGIFVLRWPGSLGPLDRLRELAIFDGLRNIPLARLGELLVLRCLFCTGFVAICVAAFVAFGISAPPVQMVAGFLIAALVAALPIAVAGLGTSQAAFLFLFEGIASPERLLAMSLALSFGLISMRVAMGIAFARELTREAWRERDAAA from the coding sequence GTGAGCCAAGGCCCTTCGTTGCGGACGACCCTCGGCCGGATCCTCCCGCTCCTCGTGAGCGGCGCCGTGCTCGTCTGGCTGTTCCGCCGCACCGACCCGGCGGCACTCGCCGACGCCATCGATGCCCGGGTCGTCGCCGTGCTGCTGCCCAGCCTGTTGGTCTACGGGTTCGGCAGTCTCGCGATCGACGCGATCTCCATCCGACGCCTGGTGCCGCCCGGACCGGCGCCCCTCAGCCTCTGGACCGCCGCCCGCCTGAAATGCGCGAGCTACCTGCTCGGCATCTTCCACTACGCGCTCGGCGCCGCGAGCCTCACGGTCCTCCTGCGGCGTCGCACCTCCCTTTCGCTCACCGGAGCCGGAAGCGTCGTTCTGCTGATCGCATTGACCGACCTGCTGGTGGTGTTGGCGTCGGCGAGCGTGGCGATCGTGGCCGGCACCCAGCTCCAGCTCGGGCCGCAGGTCGGCGTGATCTTCGCAGCGCTGGGCGCCTGCGCCACCGGCATCTTCGTGCTGCGCTGGCCGGGCTCCCTGGGTCCACTCGACCGGCTCCGCGAGCTCGCGATCTTCGACGGGCTGCGCAACATCCCCCTGGCGCGGCTCGGGGAGCTGTTGGTGCTTCGCTGTCTGTTCTGCACGGGCTTCGTCGCAATCTGCGTGGCGGCCTTCGTGGCATTCGGGATCAGCGCACCGCCCGTGCAGATGGTGGCAGGCTTCCTGATCGCGGCGTTGGTGGCGGCGCTTCCGATCGCGGTCGCCGGGCTGGGCACCAGCCAGGCCGCCTTCCTCTTCCTGTTCGAGGGCATCGCCAGCCCCGAACGCCTGCTGGCGATGTCGCTCGCCCTCTCGTTCGGACTGATCAGCATGCGCGTGGCCATGGGCATCGCCTTCGCGCGCGAACTCACGCGGGAAGCCTGGCGCGAGAGAGACGCCGCGGCGTGA
- a CDS encoding class I SAM-dependent methyltransferase: MSAPFTGERLHAEATGFGLDLARHQAAYDWAAARGLTAPILEMGSGSGHGSPRLRDEGADVYAIDRVAPDAAARASATRFVRGDLLALPCPDAHFATVVSFQVIEHFQDPHPYLDEMRRVLHPGGVALISTPNVARSDGVNPYHFHEYTEAELRALLEHHFAAVEILGVGVSAAANKVLQARSARIRTVMRLDPLALRDRLPRAWVESLFAWGARLVRAWGSEHRSTESFGVEDFPIGPPDAETSLDWIAVCREPRPVRQTV; this comes from the coding sequence GTGAGTGCGCCGTTCACGGGCGAGCGTCTCCACGCAGAGGCGACGGGCTTCGGCCTCGACCTGGCCCGACACCAGGCTGCGTACGACTGGGCCGCTGCGCGGGGCCTCACCGCACCCATCCTCGAGATGGGTTCGGGCAGTGGACACGGCAGCCCTCGCCTGCGCGACGAGGGAGCCGACGTCTACGCGATCGACCGGGTGGCCCCGGATGCCGCCGCCCGCGCCTCAGCGACCCGCTTCGTCCGCGGCGACCTGCTCGCCCTCCCCTGCCCGGACGCTCACTTCGCCACGGTCGTGAGCTTCCAGGTGATCGAGCACTTCCAGGATCCCCACCCCTACCTCGACGAAATGCGCCGGGTCCTCCACCCGGGAGGCGTCGCGCTGATCTCGACCCCGAACGTGGCGCGCTCCGACGGGGTGAACCCCTACCACTTCCATGAGTACACCGAGGCCGAGCTCCGAGCCCTGCTCGAGCACCACTTCGCGGCCGTCGAGATCCTCGGGGTGGGAGTGAGTGCCGCCGCGAACAAGGTCCTGCAGGCCCGGTCGGCGCGGATCCGAACGGTGATGCGCCTCGATCCCTTGGCGCTGCGAGACCGACTCCCGCGCGCGTGGGTCGAGTCCCTCTTCGCCTGGGGCGCGCGGCTGGTGCGGGCCTGGGGCAGCGAACACCGCAGCACGGAATCCTTCGGCGTAGAGGACTTTCCGATCGGGCCGCCGGACGCCGAGACCAGCCTCGATTGGATCGCCGTGTGCCGTGAGCCGCGGCCCGTCCGCCAGACCGTCTGA
- a CDS encoding sodium-translocating pyrophosphatase — MVQIVLSLIAAVAAIAVGVGLYRRVIGAPTSTERANEIADAIRAGAEAFLSRQYRTVAIVGAPILFLLLLFLGKWYAFGYVVGALASAAAGFIGMNVSVRANLRVAEAAKSGFGRAFDLAFQGGAVTGLMVVGAGLLSLAFLVLCMHMADYHAPDALVGLAFGGSLISVFARLGGGIFTKGADVGADLVGKVEANIPEDDPRNPAVIADNVGDNVGDCAGMAADLFETYGVTAAAAMLLAHIIFPEQSDMFLYPLLVGVAGIVGSLVALKFVSIDEPAPGQQPAVMGAMYRGLAVSTGIMILLTAVLSLFIGDIADADIGGNELGWFSLVLCTAVGGGVTAVMMWITDVYTGDGSRYVDRIARASEGGHGTNVISGLAVGMQSTVVPVVVIVLAIMSTYALAGLFGVSIAAMSMLSLAGIVVSIDAYGPITDNAGGIAEMAELGDEVRNVTDPLDAFGNTTKAVTKGYAIASAGLAAVVLFATYIEDLQRLGGIQVDFNLADTSVLAGLFIGAMIPFVFASFAMDAVSEAGRAVVEEVRRQFRDIPGIMEGTGKPDYRTCVDIVTQSALKLMIAPALIPAAIPIIVGLAMGPQALGGLLIGSIVSGVCVALSMTTGGAAWDNAKKYIEMGQYGGKGSEAHKAAVTGDTVGDPYKDTAGPAINPMLKLVNVVALLIIPFLG, encoded by the coding sequence ATGGTCCAGATCGTCCTTTCCCTGATCGCCGCCGTCGCCGCCATCGCGGTGGGTGTGGGGCTCTACCGCCGGGTGATCGGCGCCCCGACCAGCACCGAGCGCGCGAACGAGATTGCCGACGCGATCCGGGCCGGCGCCGAAGCCTTCCTCTCGCGCCAGTACCGCACCGTGGCCATCGTGGGGGCTCCCATCCTCTTCCTGCTGCTGCTCTTCCTGGGCAAGTGGTACGCCTTCGGATACGTCGTCGGCGCACTGGCGAGTGCGGCGGCGGGCTTCATCGGCATGAACGTGTCGGTGCGCGCGAACCTGCGGGTCGCCGAGGCGGCGAAGTCGGGCTTCGGTCGCGCCTTCGATCTCGCCTTCCAAGGGGGTGCGGTGACCGGCCTGATGGTGGTCGGTGCGGGCCTGCTCTCCCTCGCCTTCCTGGTGCTCTGCATGCACATGGCCGACTACCACGCGCCCGACGCGCTCGTGGGGCTCGCCTTCGGCGGCTCGCTGATCTCGGTCTTCGCACGCCTGGGCGGCGGCATCTTCACGAAGGGCGCCGACGTCGGTGCGGACCTCGTCGGCAAGGTCGAGGCGAACATCCCCGAGGACGATCCGCGCAACCCGGCGGTGATCGCCGACAACGTGGGCGACAACGTCGGCGACTGCGCGGGCATGGCGGCCGACCTCTTCGAGACCTACGGCGTGACGGCCGCGGCGGCGATGCTGCTGGCCCACATCATCTTCCCCGAGCAGAGCGACATGTTCCTCTACCCGCTGCTCGTGGGTGTCGCGGGCATCGTCGGCAGCCTCGTGGCCCTGAAGTTCGTGTCGATCGACGAGCCCGCGCCCGGTCAGCAGCCGGCCGTGATGGGCGCGATGTATCGCGGCCTCGCGGTGTCGACGGGCATCATGATCCTGCTGACGGCCGTCCTGAGCCTCTTCATCGGTGACATCGCCGACGCCGACATCGGTGGCAACGAGCTCGGCTGGTTCAGCCTGGTGCTCTGCACGGCGGTCGGCGGCGGTGTGACCGCGGTCATGATGTGGATCACCGACGTCTACACGGGCGACGGATCGCGCTACGTCGACCGCATCGCCCGCGCCAGTGAGGGCGGACACGGCACGAACGTGATCAGCGGTCTCGCCGTGGGCATGCAGTCGACGGTGGTGCCGGTGGTCGTGATCGTGCTCGCCATCATGTCCACCTACGCGCTCGCCGGTCTCTTCGGCGTGTCGATCGCGGCGATGTCGATGCTCTCGCTCGCCGGCATCGTGGTCTCGATCGACGCCTACGGCCCGATCACCGACAACGCAGGTGGTATCGCCGAGATGGCGGAGCTGGGCGACGAGGTGCGCAACGTCACCGACCCGCTCGACGCCTTCGGCAACACGACGAAGGCGGTGACCAAGGGCTACGCGATCGCCTCGGCGGGTCTGGCTGCGGTCGTGCTCTTCGCCACCTACATCGAAGACCTCCAGCGTCTTGGCGGGATCCAGGTCGACTTCAACCTGGCCGACACCAGCGTGCTGGCCGGGCTCTTCATCGGAGCGATGATCCCGTTCGTGTTCGCCTCCTTCGCGATGGACGCGGTCAGCGAAGCGGGTCGAGCCGTCGTCGAAGAGGTGCGTCGCCAGTTCCGCGACATCCCCGGCATCATGGAAGGCACGGGCAAGCCCGACTACCGGACCTGCGTCGACATCGTGACCCAGTCGGCGCTGAAGCTGATGATCGCGCCCGCGCTGATTCCGGCGGCGATCCCGATCATCGTCGGCCTCGCGATGGGCCCCCAGGCGCTCGGCGGTCTGCTGATCGGTTCGATCGTGTCGGGCGTCTGCGTGGCGCTCTCCATGACCACCGGTGGCGCGGCCTGGGACAACGCCAAGAAGTACATCGAGATGGGCCAGTACGGCGGCAAGGGGTCCGAAGCCCACAAGGCCGCCGTGACCGGCGACACCGTGGGTGACCCCTACAAGGACACCGCGGGCCCGGCCATCAACCCGATGCTCAAGCTCGTGAACGTCGTCGCGCTGTTGATCATCCCCTTCCTGGGCTGA
- a CDS encoding PDZ domain-containing protein: MTTRARSTWAALGGGVVGAGLAAAWLGGSSADAAAPNRAPSEDRIAALEAQLEAERDARLALAGELQTLRAVFLSGVDATAEAAEPTGDEASAPVEPERDAVSANDRARRWFDDQALRDLELAEAEIASLRTRFESLELEELYLRDRASREGWLADGEYWRELIGLRKQLREDVGERDYDLLLYAGRRENRVVIADVLGRSPAGAAGLQIGDEIVSYAGRRVFEPRELTESTSEGAAGANTELRVRRGGETLRFFVPRGPLGLRLKTARRPPSR; encoded by the coding sequence ATGACGACCCGCGCGCGCTCGACGTGGGCCGCTCTCGGCGGTGGGGTCGTCGGTGCGGGGCTCGCCGCGGCCTGGCTCGGCGGCTCGAGCGCCGATGCGGCGGCCCCGAACCGCGCCCCGTCCGAGGATCGCATCGCGGCCCTCGAGGCCCAGCTCGAAGCCGAACGCGACGCACGCCTGGCGCTCGCCGGAGAGCTCCAGACCCTGCGCGCCGTCTTCCTCTCGGGTGTCGATGCCACGGCGGAAGCCGCCGAGCCGACTGGAGACGAAGCCAGCGCTCCGGTCGAACCCGAACGCGATGCCGTCTCCGCGAACGACCGCGCCCGGCGCTGGTTCGATGACCAGGCCCTCCGCGATCTCGAGCTCGCCGAGGCCGAGATCGCGTCGCTGCGCACCCGCTTCGAGTCTCTGGAGTTGGAGGAGCTCTATCTGCGCGATCGTGCCTCGCGCGAGGGCTGGCTCGCCGACGGCGAGTACTGGCGCGAATTGATCGGCCTGCGCAAACAACTCCGGGAAGACGTCGGAGAGCGAGACTACGACCTGCTGTTGTATGCCGGCCGACGCGAGAACCGGGTCGTCATCGCCGACGTACTCGGGCGCTCGCCGGCGGGCGCAGCCGGTCTCCAGATCGGTGACGAGATCGTCTCCTACGCGGGTCGCCGCGTCTTCGAACCGCGGGAACTCACCGAGTCCACCTCGGAAGGGGCCGCGGGCGCGAACACCGAGCTCCGGGTTCGGCGCGGCGGCGAGACCCTGCGCTTCTTCGTGCCCCGGGGTCCGCTGGGCCTGCGCCTGAAGACCGCGCGCCGCCCCCCGTCGCGCTGA
- a CDS encoding polyprenol monophosphomannose synthase codes for MARCIVIIPTYNEVENLPLLVPQVLDADAQIEVLVVDDASPDGTGAAADRLAAESERVHVLHRDTKEGLGPAYRAGFARALELGADRLVQMDADFSHPPDALPLLLGALDHADVASGSRYLNGITVVNWPIERILLSYLGNAYVRRVTGLPVTDTTSGFRCLRREIVERLDVGAIQSNGYAFQIEINYRLHRLGARVEEIPFFFLDRTRGASKLTWQIGLEALWLAPRLRLASVLGQL; via the coding sequence TTGGCGCGCTGTATCGTGATCATCCCGACCTACAACGAGGTCGAGAACCTCCCGCTCCTGGTGCCTCAGGTGCTCGACGCGGACGCCCAGATCGAGGTGCTGGTGGTCGACGATGCGTCTCCGGACGGCACCGGTGCGGCGGCGGACCGGTTGGCGGCGGAGTCCGAGCGGGTCCACGTCCTGCACCGAGACACGAAGGAAGGGTTGGGGCCGGCCTACCGCGCGGGCTTCGCGCGGGCCCTCGAGCTCGGCGCCGATCGCCTGGTCCAGATGGACGCCGACTTCTCCCATCCGCCCGATGCCCTGCCGCTCCTGCTCGGTGCGCTCGACCACGCGGACGTGGCGAGCGGCTCGCGCTACCTGAACGGCATCACGGTGGTGAACTGGCCGATCGAGCGCATCCTCCTCTCCTATCTGGGCAACGCCTACGTGCGCCGCGTCACCGGGCTCCCGGTCACCGACACCACGAGCGGCTTCCGCTGTCTGCGACGGGAGATCGTGGAACGACTCGACGTGGGCGCGATCCAAAGCAACGGGTACGCCTTCCAGATCGAGATCAACTACCGACTCCACCGTCTCGGAGCACGCGTCGAGGAGATCCCGTTCTTCTTTCTCGACCGCACGCGCGGAGCCTCGAAACTCACCTGGCAGATCGGACTCGAAGCACTCTGGCTCGCACCCCGCCTGCGACTCGCCAGCGTCCTGGGCCAGCTCTAG
- a CDS encoding polyprenol monophosphomannose synthase: MRSLVILPTYNEAPNVLPMCRDVLAQDDTLEVLVVDDNSPDGTGDLVAEAATSESRIHLLRRPAKEGLGRAYQAGFRHGLDAGFDLILTMDCDYSHHPRYLPQMLDRAKEADLVIGSRYVRGGGVADWPKRRQLLSRFANLYTRLLLRVPVNDCTAGFRCYRREVLLHVAPFDIEASGYAFLEEMVWRVQRAGFRIREVPIVFEDRTHGVSKIDQREIYRAAWHVLATAFRPSPVERYAPRGDAG, encoded by the coding sequence TTGCGTTCCCTGGTCATCCTTCCGACGTACAACGAAGCGCCGAACGTCCTTCCGATGTGTCGCGACGTCCTCGCTCAGGACGACACATTGGAAGTCCTGGTCGTCGACGACAACAGCCCCGACGGCACCGGCGACCTGGTGGCCGAAGCCGCCACGAGCGAATCGCGGATTCATCTGCTCCGGCGGCCTGCCAAGGAGGGGCTCGGGCGCGCCTACCAAGCGGGATTTCGCCACGGCCTCGACGCCGGCTTCGACCTCATCTTGACGATGGACTGTGACTACAGCCATCACCCGCGCTATCTGCCCCAGATGCTCGACCGCGCGAAGGAAGCCGACCTGGTCATCGGCTCCCGCTACGTGCGCGGCGGTGGCGTCGCCGACTGGCCGAAGCGCCGCCAGCTGCTGTCGCGATTCGCCAACCTCTACACGCGCCTCCTGCTGCGGGTCCCGGTGAACGACTGCACCGCCGGCTTCCGCTGCTATCGCCGCGAGGTGCTCCTCCACGTCGCCCCCTTCGACATCGAAGCCTCCGGCTACGCCTTTCTCGAGGAGATGGTGTGGCGCGTGCAGCGGGCCGGCTTCCGGATCCGCGAGGTGCCGATCGTCTTCGAAGACCGCACCCACGGCGTCTCGAAGATCGACCAGCGCGAGATCTACCGGGCGGCCTGGCACGTCCTCGCGACGGCGTTCCGACCGAGCCCGGTCGAGCGCTACGCCCCGCGCGGCGACGCCGGCTAG